The following proteins are co-located in the Pseudarthrobacter siccitolerans genome:
- a CDS encoding GatB/YqeY domain-containing protein, protein MSTLKERLQADVVTHMKERNKTALTTVRNVLGEIETREKSGKTPVQLDDLQVTSLLQKEAAKRRETAGIYTEAGQPDRAAAEIAEAEVIESYLPKPLSQAEVEAIVDEVIAGLRAAGRELTPRQMGEVMKPVTAEVAGRFDGKEVSQIVRQKLA, encoded by the coding sequence GTGTCAACACTTAAAGAACGGCTGCAGGCCGATGTGGTCACGCACATGAAGGAGCGCAACAAGACGGCGCTCACCACGGTGCGGAACGTCCTGGGCGAAATTGAGACCCGTGAGAAATCGGGTAAAACCCCGGTGCAGCTTGATGACCTGCAGGTGACGTCCCTGCTCCAGAAGGAAGCTGCGAAGCGCCGCGAAACGGCGGGAATCTATACGGAAGCGGGCCAGCCGGACCGTGCGGCCGCCGAAATCGCGGAGGCCGAAGTCATAGAGTCCTACCTGCCCAAACCGCTGTCGCAGGCGGAAGTCGAGGCAATCGTGGATGAGGTCATTGCCGGTCTGCGCGCCGCGGGCCGTGAACTCACACCCCGGCAGATGGGCGAAGTCATGAAGCCCGTGACGGCGGAGGTGGCGGGGCGCTTCGACGGAAAGGAAGTCAGCCAGATCGTGCGGCAGAAGCTCGCTTAA
- a CDS encoding DUF4193 domain-containing protein, translating into MATDYDELRSDVKESQDNSLEQLQSANAPDARSVVLELDEADGLDGAGVPGGEFVAEELVVQVIPQADDEFTCYSCFLVRHRSQIARQKDGHSYCTECEG; encoded by the coding sequence TTGGCAACCGATTACGATGAACTGCGTTCCGACGTCAAGGAATCGCAGGACAACTCACTCGAGCAGCTTCAGTCAGCAAATGCTCCTGACGCACGCAGCGTTGTGCTCGAGCTGGATGAAGCTGACGGCCTGGACGGAGCGGGCGTACCTGGCGGCGAATTCGTCGCCGAGGAGCTCGTGGTGCAGGTCATTCCGCAGGCCGATGACGAATTCACCTGCTACTCCTGCTTCCTGGTCCGCCACCGCTCGCAGATTGCGCGCCAGAAGGACGGCCACAGCTACTGCACCGAGTGCGAGGGCTGA
- a CDS encoding glycosyltransferase family 9 protein, with protein sequence MEQLTAEFGGAGRAGMGVGPVLEKFEAVDRIAVLRGGGLGDLIFAVPAMAALKAAYPGASITLLGTPAHKALIAATKSPVDEVCVLPFSEGVRPGEEDEDELDRFFQEMRDRRFDLAVQLHGGGRYSNPFLLRLGARHTVGTRTPDAASLERTVPYLYYQHEPLRALEVAGFAGAFPVDLEARLAPAQGLPTLSGTADDGAQPLVVMHPGATDPRRRWPVERFAELAAACAADGFRVVVAGDKSEQELAARVVELAASGPVRSVAGELDMAGLVSLLGSAAVVVGNDSGPRHLAQALGVPTVGIFWAGNIINAGALGRSLHRIHASWVTACPTCGIDVTQVGWTAPRCPHNDSVVAGVAVRDVHDDVRSLAATDAGGQRL encoded by the coding sequence GTGGAGCAGCTGACTGCAGAATTCGGTGGTGCCGGACGGGCCGGCATGGGCGTTGGTCCCGTCCTGGAAAAGTTCGAGGCAGTGGACAGGATCGCGGTCCTGCGCGGCGGCGGGCTGGGTGATCTGATTTTTGCCGTCCCTGCCATGGCTGCGCTGAAAGCGGCCTATCCGGGGGCTTCCATAACGCTTCTTGGCACTCCGGCCCATAAGGCACTGATCGCTGCTACGAAGAGCCCGGTGGACGAAGTATGTGTCCTGCCCTTTTCCGAAGGCGTCCGGCCCGGGGAGGAAGACGAGGACGAGCTGGACCGGTTCTTCCAGGAGATGCGTGACCGGCGCTTTGATCTGGCGGTCCAGCTTCACGGCGGGGGACGGTACTCGAATCCTTTCCTGCTCCGGCTGGGCGCCCGGCATACGGTGGGAACCCGCACGCCGGATGCAGCGAGCCTGGAACGGACGGTTCCCTACCTCTATTACCAGCACGAACCCCTGAGGGCTTTGGAAGTGGCCGGTTTCGCCGGGGCGTTCCCGGTTGATCTTGAGGCCCGGCTCGCTCCGGCCCAGGGCTTGCCCACTCTTTCCGGCACGGCCGACGACGGCGCGCAGCCTTTGGTGGTGATGCATCCGGGGGCAACGGATCCCCGCCGTCGCTGGCCCGTTGAGCGGTTCGCCGAGCTGGCCGCTGCCTGCGCGGCGGATGGGTTCCGGGTGGTTGTTGCTGGCGATAAGAGTGAGCAGGAACTTGCCGCGCGCGTTGTGGAACTGGCCGCTTCGGGACCGGTCCGCTCTGTGGCGGGAGAACTGGACATGGCGGGTCTGGTGTCGCTGTTGGGCAGCGCGGCGGTGGTGGTTGGAAACGACAGCGGCCCGCGGCACCTGGCCCAGGCCCTTGGGGTCCCGACCGTGGGGATTTTCTGGGCGGGCAATATCATCAATGCCGGCGCGCTCGGCAGGAGTCTTCACCGCATCCATGCCTCCTGGGTCACCGCCTGCCCCACGTGCGGGATTGATGTCACCCAGGTGGGCTGGACGGCACCGCGCTGCCCCCATAACGATTCCGTGGTGGCGGGAGTTGCCGTACGGGATGTGCATGACGACGTCCGCAGCCTGGCGGCGACTGACGCGGGCGGGCAGCGCCTGTGA
- a CDS encoding glycosyltransferase family 9 protein: MSIPGTAAALKAEDVHDGKPELLVLRALKLGDLLVAVPALKALRRTFPGHRLRYAAQGWLSDALGLVGGYELFPTHGLDEPLAIEPGVVDVAVNLHGSGPESQGRIEALQARQTIGHRSQYRDGPPWRAELHERERWVRLLEWHGIEADPLDIRLNTPHVPSPVPGATVLHVGAAYGSRLWPAERFAAVASTLASAGHDVVFTGGSGERERALDVCRRSGFSEDMVLAGRLGLAEFAAAIAAARLVISADTGAAHLASAYGTPSVVLFGPAPPEIWGPPPGPHVVLTRAELRRGDTFAEQPDPALLAVSVQDVLAAVRELGVL, translated from the coding sequence GTGAGCATTCCGGGAACTGCCGCTGCCCTGAAGGCTGAAGATGTCCATGATGGGAAACCCGAGCTCCTGGTCCTTCGGGCGCTCAAGCTCGGTGACCTGCTCGTCGCGGTTCCAGCACTGAAGGCCCTCCGCCGGACATTCCCCGGGCACAGGCTGCGGTACGCGGCCCAGGGATGGTTGTCTGACGCGCTGGGCCTCGTGGGCGGGTATGAGCTTTTCCCCACCCACGGGCTCGATGAGCCTTTGGCCATCGAGCCCGGCGTGGTGGACGTGGCCGTGAACCTGCACGGCAGCGGGCCGGAGAGCCAGGGCCGGATCGAGGCGTTGCAGGCCAGGCAGACAATAGGGCACCGGAGCCAGTACCGGGACGGGCCGCCCTGGCGCGCGGAACTGCATGAACGGGAACGCTGGGTCCGGCTCCTGGAATGGCATGGCATCGAGGCCGACCCCCTGGATATCCGGCTGAATACACCCCACGTGCCAAGCCCTGTTCCCGGTGCCACGGTTTTGCATGTGGGAGCCGCCTACGGCAGCCGCCTCTGGCCGGCCGAGCGCTTCGCGGCAGTTGCCTCCACGCTTGCCTCCGCCGGGCACGACGTGGTCTTCACCGGTGGCAGCGGGGAACGGGAACGTGCCCTGGATGTCTGCCGCCGCTCGGGATTTTCCGAGGATATGGTGCTGGCAGGGCGGCTGGGACTGGCCGAATTCGCAGCCGCCATCGCAGCAGCGCGGCTGGTGATCTCGGCGGATACGGGAGCGGCCCACCTGGCCTCTGCGTATGGAACGCCCTCAGTGGTGCTGTTTGGTCCGGCTCCGCCCGAAATTTGGGGTCCGCCCCCGGGTCCGCACGTGGTCCTGACCCGGGCTGAGTTGAGGCGCGGTGACACCTTCGCTGAGCAGCCCGACCCCGCTTTGCTGGCAGTCTCGGTGCAGGACGTCCTGGCGGCGGTGCGGGAGCTGGGAGTGTTGTAG
- a CDS encoding SGNH/GDSL hydrolase family protein has protein sequence MEAFPAASLGHVVLLGDSIFDNGAYVGGGPDVISQLRQELPGWKCTLLAIDGDIITGVVRQLDRLPADATHLVVSAGGNDALGHSPLLQEQPSTVGGALLMLGGARDRFDADYRAMLSAVLAGGLPVGVCTVYDTPPSGPNQPVIKAALSLFNDVITRAAFSRGVALVDLRLVCSEDGDYANPIEPSIQGGRKIAQAIATLLGTAAPGPHSIVVAGAARNEPATPPDLAG, from the coding sequence ATGGAAGCATTTCCGGCAGCCAGCCTTGGCCACGTGGTTCTGTTGGGTGATTCCATCTTCGACAACGGCGCGTATGTTGGCGGCGGACCGGACGTCATCAGCCAACTGCGGCAGGAACTGCCGGGCTGGAAATGCACCCTCTTGGCGATCGACGGCGACATCATTACCGGTGTCGTCCGCCAACTTGACCGCCTCCCCGCGGATGCGACCCACCTGGTGGTGAGCGCGGGCGGAAACGACGCGCTTGGCCATTCGCCACTGCTGCAGGAGCAACCTTCAACAGTGGGCGGGGCGCTGCTTATGCTTGGCGGGGCGAGGGACAGATTCGACGCCGACTACCGGGCCATGCTTTCCGCTGTCCTGGCAGGGGGACTGCCGGTGGGGGTCTGCACTGTCTACGACACTCCCCCGTCAGGGCCGAACCAGCCGGTCATCAAGGCAGCACTGTCCCTGTTCAACGACGTCATCACGAGGGCCGCATTTTCCCGCGGAGTAGCGCTGGTCGATCTGCGGCTCGTGTGCAGCGAGGATGGGGACTACGCCAACCCTATCGAGCCGTCCATTCAAGGCGGACGGAAGATTGCGCAGGCCATTGCCACGCTGCTGGGAACAGCCGCGCCCGGCCCTCATTCCATTGTTGTTGCCGGCGCGGCAAGGAATGAACCTGCTACCCCGCCGGATCTGGCGGGCTAA
- a CDS encoding glutamyl-tRNA reductase, which yields MTATLDAAGSGCPGPVEPPVLLVLVSRYRYLDADSIARLQSAAPLIMQDLPGRSRAVSGCVVLSTCNRFEIYCEIAPAPEAGKACADALEAVSSCSRLPLATLRALFECRIGPAVAEHLFGVACGLDSLVIGEREIAGQIRRALAAAQAAGTATGLLIRLLQGALRTAKDVGTRARLGGAGTSVASVAINLAVSRLSPLMLSDLSVVVIGSGSYAACIMSLLARGKCSNVTVFSRSGRTAAFAAAHAVAAVTEAELQAAIGRANVVIGCSGNGSRIGTSVMARQQKDPKPLVALDLAPNRDFDPDVGELAGVDLITLEAVRRAAPQTDSAQIQLARMLIRDSACRFYEQESLRTIDAAIIALRHHLHQALEREMENVRKRNGASTSAEETARVLRRFVRQVLHTPSVRARELAAAGRRDEYMAALEALFGISVHLAQPAGVPNALEQ from the coding sequence GTGACAGCTACGCTTGATGCGGCGGGTTCGGGATGTCCGGGTCCTGTTGAGCCTCCCGTTCTGTTGGTACTCGTTTCGAGGTACAGGTATCTCGACGCCGATTCCATCGCCCGGCTGCAATCGGCAGCCCCACTCATCATGCAGGACTTACCGGGCCGCAGCAGGGCTGTATCAGGCTGCGTGGTTCTATCCACATGTAACCGGTTCGAGATTTACTGTGAAATTGCGCCCGCACCTGAAGCCGGTAAGGCATGCGCAGATGCGCTGGAAGCCGTGAGCTCCTGCTCCCGCCTACCGCTGGCAACCCTGCGGGCACTGTTCGAATGCCGTATCGGGCCGGCAGTGGCAGAACATCTTTTTGGCGTTGCATGCGGGCTGGATTCGCTGGTCATAGGCGAACGTGAAATCGCCGGCCAAATCCGCCGTGCGTTGGCTGCAGCCCAAGCTGCAGGAACGGCCACCGGACTCCTGATCCGACTACTTCAAGGGGCTTTGCGCACTGCGAAGGACGTCGGAACACGGGCGCGCCTTGGGGGTGCCGGCACGTCAGTGGCTTCCGTGGCGATTAATCTGGCCGTCTCCCGGTTGAGCCCGTTGATGCTCTCGGATCTGTCCGTGGTCGTCATTGGCAGCGGGTCTTACGCTGCGTGCATTATGAGCCTGCTAGCGAGGGGAAAGTGTTCAAATGTCACCGTCTTCTCCCGCTCAGGCAGGACGGCCGCATTCGCCGCTGCCCATGCGGTGGCAGCGGTAACGGAAGCGGAGCTGCAGGCAGCCATCGGCCGGGCGAACGTTGTTATTGGCTGTAGCGGCAACGGATCCCGCATCGGCACCTCGGTGATGGCACGGCAGCAGAAGGACCCCAAGCCTCTCGTGGCCTTGGATCTTGCTCCCAACCGCGACTTCGATCCCGACGTTGGTGAGTTAGCCGGCGTTGACTTGATCACTCTTGAAGCGGTGCGCCGGGCCGCCCCGCAGACGGACTCAGCACAAATCCAGCTGGCCCGAATGTTGATCCGGGATTCAGCCTGCCGCTTTTACGAACAAGAATCCCTCCGCACTATCGATGCTGCGATTATTGCCCTGCGCCACCACCTTCATCAGGCGCTTGAGCGGGAAATGGAAAACGTCAGAAAGCGAAACGGAGCGAGCACGTCGGCGGAGGAAACTGCCAGGGTCCTGCGGCGTTTTGTCCGTCAGGTGCTGCACACGCCCTCGGTACGTGCAAGAGAACTGGCTGCTGCGGGCCGGCGTGACGAGTATATGGCCGCGCTGGAGGCACTCTTTGGCATCAGCGTCCACCTCGCCCAGCCCGCCGGTGTCCCAAATGCCCTTGAGCAGTAG
- a CDS encoding SARP family transcriptional regulator, translating into MAENWIRLLGPPVIESPGAAPLQPRGRKAWAVLAYLALQAGGTGRSRTASLLFPDAADPLGALRWNLSELRRTLDGVTLAGDPLRLVLQSPWRCDALEVMDSAANPGLDPRSFTGQLLQGLSFVDCPVFDSWLADQRYRFDNMVQSLLYEAALAALAAGTPDVAAELAALALDRDPFHADCNAVLVKAFVALGEHRRARQHVTKCGDLYRQELGLPLPAEVRRALSAAAPEADPGMPATVGTVRSYLDAGGSSLWAGAVDRGLDQLRLAVVLAQRTGNEHLLAESLVTLSGALIHQAGGRGAEVADLLHRALQAEGPDGASRTAAAAYRELGYLSVQRGVPDRAAGWLDRAMTAADRFPDEQARILAIQGMLASDTARYEGAVRALTESGRLARVAGNRRQQAFSEALLGRVRLLRGELEQAAESLDRAQVWIAEEHWTAFEPFVAGVRGETYLAAGQLEEAAALIDRSWVMAELAGDHCYMALAAGAEARLFVAHGDLAAAEHWIDRGLEPRPWYLWYSARLLDTAAEVSIASRSPRASAFVERLAELASRSGMREFVVRGQSHRAVLGDEAAAQAVPWLAHEIDNPALAAFLARRHGG; encoded by the coding sequence ATGGCCGAGAATTGGATTCGGCTCCTCGGTCCGCCCGTGATCGAGTCCCCCGGCGCAGCTCCCCTGCAGCCCAGAGGCCGCAAGGCCTGGGCGGTGCTTGCCTATCTTGCGCTGCAGGCCGGCGGCACCGGCCGGTCCCGCACAGCGTCGCTGCTCTTCCCGGACGCCGCGGACCCGCTTGGTGCCCTGCGCTGGAACCTGTCCGAACTGCGGCGGACCCTCGACGGCGTGACATTGGCGGGTGATCCCCTGCGGCTTGTACTGCAATCCCCCTGGCGCTGCGATGCACTGGAAGTGATGGACTCGGCCGCCAACCCTGGCCTGGACCCCCGAAGCTTCACCGGCCAGTTGCTGCAGGGGCTGTCCTTCGTGGACTGCCCCGTCTTCGATTCCTGGCTGGCGGACCAGCGGTACCGCTTCGACAACATGGTCCAGTCCCTGCTCTACGAGGCCGCGCTGGCGGCCCTGGCTGCGGGTACTCCCGATGTGGCGGCGGAACTGGCAGCCCTGGCCCTTGACCGGGATCCCTTCCACGCAGACTGCAACGCAGTCCTGGTCAAAGCTTTTGTGGCCCTGGGCGAACATCGCCGCGCCCGCCAGCACGTCACGAAATGCGGGGACCTCTACCGGCAGGAGCTGGGCCTGCCGCTGCCTGCGGAAGTCCGGCGGGCACTGTCCGCTGCGGCTCCGGAAGCGGATCCCGGAATGCCGGCCACTGTGGGGACAGTACGGTCGTATCTCGACGCCGGCGGGTCATCTCTGTGGGCAGGGGCGGTAGACCGGGGGCTGGACCAGCTGCGGCTCGCGGTGGTGCTCGCCCAGCGCACCGGAAATGAACATTTGCTCGCCGAGTCCCTGGTGACGCTCTCCGGAGCGCTGATCCACCAGGCAGGCGGCCGCGGCGCTGAGGTGGCGGACCTCCTGCACCGTGCCCTGCAGGCGGAAGGGCCCGACGGCGCCTCCCGGACTGCCGCTGCAGCCTACCGCGAGCTGGGCTACCTGTCCGTGCAGCGGGGCGTACCGGACCGGGCTGCCGGCTGGCTGGACCGGGCGATGACGGCGGCGGATAGATTCCCCGACGAACAGGCCAGAATCCTGGCTATCCAAGGCATGCTGGCCTCGGACACTGCCCGGTACGAGGGCGCCGTGAGGGCTCTGACGGAGTCCGGAAGACTGGCCAGGGTCGCCGGGAACCGCCGCCAGCAGGCGTTCAGCGAGGCGCTGCTCGGCAGGGTCCGGCTGCTCCGCGGGGAACTGGAGCAGGCGGCCGAATCCCTGGACCGGGCACAGGTCTGGATTGCGGAGGAACACTGGACCGCGTTCGAGCCGTTTGTCGCCGGGGTGCGGGGAGAAACGTACCTGGCCGCCGGGCAGCTGGAGGAAGCAGCCGCCCTGATCGACAGGTCATGGGTGATGGCAGAACTGGCCGGCGACCACTGCTACATGGCCTTGGCAGCCGGTGCGGAAGCGCGGTTGTTCGTGGCGCACGGCGACCTCGCCGCTGCCGAGCACTGGATAGACCGGGGCCTGGAACCCAGGCCGTGGTACCTCTGGTATTCGGCCCGCCTGCTGGATACGGCGGCGGAAGTTTCCATTGCCAGCAGGTCGCCACGTGCGTCGGCATTCGTGGAGCGTCTGGCTGAACTGGCGAGCCGGAGCGGGATGCGGGAATTCGTGGTGCGGGGGCAGTCCCACAGGGCTGTGCTTGGCGACGAGGCGGCAGCTCAGGCAGTTCCGTGGCTGGCCCATGAAATCGATAACCCGGCGCTGGCCGCGTTCCTGGCGAGGCGGCACGGCGGCTGA